TGGGGCGGGCTTATCAAGGAAGCGCCTTTTATATATTTATACATATTGATCCCCGCGATAAGACCAGAGCACACGCTTTCTACATAGCCTTCCACGCCGCTTAGCTGTCCCGCTATAAAAATATTAGGATACTTTTTTAGCTGGAAAAACCCGTTAATGCAATTGGGCGCGTTGATAAATGTATTGCGGTGCATTACGCCGTATCTAACAAATTGGGCGTTTTTTAAGGCGGGTATCAAAGAAAAAACCCTTTTTTGTTCCGGAAATGTTAAATTGGTTTGAAATCCGACAAGGTTAAAAAGGGTCTTTTCGCGGTTTTCCGCCCTTAATTGAACAACAGCGTAAGGCCGCGCGCCTGAAGCGTCTTTTAACCCGACGGGCCTTAGCGGTCCAAACCTCAAAGTGTCTATGCCGCGCTTTGCCATTACTTCTATGGGCATGCATCCTTCAAAAATTTCCTTGCCCTCAAAACTTTTAAGCTGCGCGGTTTTCGCGTTGATTAACTCGTTATAAAAACGCTCGTATTCTTGCTTGGTCATGGGACAATTGAGGTAATCGTCCCCGCCTTTTTGATACCTGCTGCCCCAAAACGCCGCGCTGTAATCAATGCTTTCGGCCGTGACAATGGGCGAAGCCGCGTCAAAAAAATATAAATAATCTTGGGATATTAACTTTTTTAGGCTGTTTGCCAAATCGACCGTGGTCAAAGGCCCGGTCGCTATAATGGTAGGGATATCTGCGTCTATGTCTTTTTGTTCTTGGCAAATTATATTGATGTTTTTATTCGTGCGGATGATATCGGTAACTTCTTGGGAGAACTTGTCCCTGTCCACCGCCAAAGCTTTCCCCGCGTCAACCGCGTGCTTATAAGCAGTTTTGATTATAAGCGAATCAAGCATCTCAAGCTCGGCTTTTAACAAACCCGAGGCCGTGTCCAAACTCTTTGACTTTAACGAGTTGCTGCATACAAGCTCGGCAAAATTAGGGTTTTTGTGCGCGGGGGTAAACTTGCGGGGCTTGATATCAACAAGATCCACTTCAATACCCCGCTTAACCAACTGATAAGCGGACTCACATCCCGCAAGTCCGCCGCCTATTACTAAAATTTTGTTTTGTTTTTTCAATTTTTTTATGCCTTTTTCTATTCGTTTTGTTGTCGTTCTTGCCCGTCAGATTGATAAGGCATGGAATAGCCGCACTCTTTGGACGCGCATTTTATTACATCGCCGCTTTTATAACGCTTCAGCGTCATATATGACCCGCATTGCGGGCATTTTTGTTCCATTACCTTATCGGCTGATATAAAGTTGCATTCGGGATAGCCGCTGCATCCAAAAAACTCGCCGCGGCGGGAGCGTCTTTTGACTAGGGGTTTTGAGCATTTCGGGCATTTTCCATAAT
This region of Clostridiales bacterium genomic DNA includes:
- a CDS encoding methylenetetrahydrofolate--tRNA-(uracil(54)-C(5))-methyltransferase (FADH(2)-oxidizing) TrmFO, with translation MKKQNKILVIGGGLAGCESAYQLVKRGIEVDLVDIKPRKFTPAHKNPNFAELVCSNSLKSKSLDTASGLLKAELEMLDSLIIKTAYKHAVDAGKALAVDRDKFSQEVTDIIRTNKNINIICQEQKDIDADIPTIIATGPLTTVDLANSLKKLISQDYLYFFDAASPIVTAESIDYSAAFWGSRYQKGGDDYLNCPMTKQEYERFYNELINAKTAQLKSFEGKEIFEGCMPIEVMAKRGIDTLRFGPLRPVGLKDASGARPYAVVQLRAENREKTLFNLVGFQTNLTFPEQKRVFSLIPALKNAQFVRYGVMHRNTFINAPNCINGFFQLKKYPNIFIAGQLSGVEGYVESVCSGLIAGINMYKYIKGASLISPPQETMTGALINYITAPNDNFQPMNANFGILPPLKERVKDKRARYNEYSKRALEKMRQFCQYCDINDNIP